The following proteins are co-located in the Paludibaculum fermentans genome:
- a CDS encoding carboxypeptidase-like regulatory domain-containing protein — MVRYQTAAILLILAARTAAAQPERNSSIAGRVVNAVTGAPLRRAAVTIVLDGRDDVRGMAPTDADGQFLLRLLPAGRYRIEVSKPGYAVMNYGARFPSNPGQIVTVGPNENKSGLIVRLPQLGAISGSIVAAGGGPAKGAFVQAYRRIYRRGQLDWSPEGSARANNAGQYRIIHLPAGYYIVSARQREEIADEKPGPVVSLEPAPRQVPALTFHPATPARGEAAPILLGTASEAMGINVSIQEMEPIRLSLPFFGLPGGNSPLVQRANGALTARPFIPARIREVNGESGYHLQIATGPERRFETLALAPGRYVITSATEATGVLYSARQEVNLTGGTLDVPLYFRPAPSVKGRIRLEGPNGGALSRMSVRLSGSEIGILRMESAKVQPDGSFSIPAVAAGVWDLAVDAIPPGGHVKSALLGRTDVLNGGLLVSNDNRDPLEIVVSTVSAQLRGRVDDRRATVVLAAPQGERAGRPRFFFTAGLDEDASFEFRALPPGAYTIYAFEELAPQAWLDPEFLPHYAGLGTPVELREGRAPEIAVKTIVGSTATRRVQ; from the coding sequence ATGGTCAGATATCAAACCGCCGCTATTCTACTGATCCTCGCCGCCCGCACGGCCGCCGCGCAGCCGGAACGGAATAGCTCCATTGCGGGGCGCGTGGTGAATGCGGTCACCGGGGCACCCCTGCGCCGGGCCGCGGTGACCATAGTCCTGGACGGCCGGGACGATGTGCGCGGCATGGCGCCCACCGATGCCGATGGCCAATTCCTGCTGCGGCTGCTGCCGGCGGGCCGCTACCGGATCGAGGTCTCCAAACCCGGCTACGCCGTCATGAACTATGGAGCCAGGTTCCCTTCCAATCCAGGCCAGATTGTGACAGTGGGGCCCAACGAGAACAAGTCCGGGCTCATCGTCCGGCTCCCGCAGTTGGGCGCAATCAGTGGAAGCATCGTTGCGGCCGGCGGAGGCCCGGCCAAGGGCGCATTCGTCCAGGCATACCGGCGAATCTATCGACGCGGCCAGTTGGATTGGAGCCCCGAAGGCAGCGCGCGAGCCAACAATGCGGGCCAATACCGGATCATCCATCTGCCTGCCGGCTACTATATTGTCTCGGCTCGACAGCGCGAGGAGATCGCGGATGAAAAGCCCGGGCCGGTGGTTTCGCTGGAGCCGGCTCCGCGCCAGGTCCCGGCACTCACCTTCCATCCCGCCACTCCGGCTCGAGGCGAGGCCGCTCCGATCCTGCTGGGTACGGCCAGCGAGGCGATGGGCATCAATGTGTCAATCCAGGAGATGGAACCGATCCGCCTGAGCCTCCCGTTCTTCGGACTGCCCGGAGGGAACAGCCCGCTTGTCCAGCGGGCCAATGGGGCGCTCACAGCCCGCCCATTCATCCCCGCACGGATCCGGGAGGTCAACGGAGAATCGGGATACCATCTGCAGATCGCGACGGGCCCCGAGCGCCGCTTTGAGACGCTCGCCCTGGCGCCGGGCAGATATGTGATTACGAGCGCGACTGAGGCCACGGGCGTACTCTATTCGGCCCGCCAGGAGGTGAACCTCACAGGCGGCACCCTCGACGTCCCCCTCTACTTTCGACCCGCCCCGTCCGTTAAGGGCCGCATCCGCCTGGAAGGCCCGAACGGTGGAGCCCTGTCGAGGATGAGCGTCCGCTTGAGCGGATCCGAGATTGGCATCCTGCGCATGGAATCAGCCAAGGTGCAACCAGATGGTTCGTTCTCGATCCCAGCGGTTGCTGCCGGTGTGTGGGATCTGGCGGTGGACGCCATCCCCCCGGGCGGCCACGTCAAATCGGCCCTGCTAGGCCGAACCGATGTCCTGAACGGAGGTCTCCTCGTCTCCAATGACAATCGCGACCCGTTGGAGATTGTAGTGAGCACGGTGAGCGCTCAACTCCGGGGCCGTGTGGACGACCGCCGGGCGACAGTGGTCCTGGCCGCCCCACAGGGCGAGCGAGCCGGCCGCCCGCGTTTCTTCTTCACGGCAGGCCTGGATGAGGACGCCAGCTTCGAGTTCCGAGCTTTGCCCCCGGGCGCATACACAATCTACGCGTTCGAAGAACTGGCCCCGCAGGCGTGGCTCGATCCGGAGTTCCTGCCGCACTACGCAGGACTGGGCACGCCCGTGGAATTGCGCGAAGGCCGCGCCCCGGAGATCGCGGTCAAAACCATCGTGGGCTCCACCGCCACGAGAAGGGTGCAGTGA
- a CDS encoding carboxypeptidase-like regulatory domain-containing protein, giving the protein MRCLFFLLCFCLPCPAQIQGIGSGRQDQQQQQPSGSISGSVVDAAKGEPVAGATVTVQALGPGGMVSASADPAGQFSAANLKPGQYYVQANHQSYPGALGLPQAGLLVDVESGKATTGVVVKLTPAGTVSGRILSDDGEPLPDCGVFLSAAPIGTVPIRQNNYAQSNEDGEFRIAPVAPDRYLLAVRCSQALPVERLLDVVGPGGLEPGAGWQPIYYPDSPTAAGASTVNVVPGANVEVELRAKPQLVTTVTGVVIAPDGSPPADGYHVMLYPEESAADRGSNFGSAAAGKSGRFRIPMVPPGAYRFKAVPFRGGSQPAWYASQRITVGQTAPPPVTLQLQTSIALTGKVEEPPSEAAGNGQAAVRMRVGPMGGPSGQQPVRGSIMLSEAGPSQNLESHSTQVSAADGTFQLEGITPGRWRVQYQSYQRPAWIESMQYGDTLVEGDVIEIVQGSTGTLLLRTGTKAPEVHYELKGAPPQAKTYWMIQAVPADGGGPRGTSIIGVVVPGQPVQARPLGPGRYSFFAVEQGAGGGMINERVNELLRREVKPVELSAGQEQTVQIRCFPTDELLKIVANFVAGEAR; this is encoded by the coding sequence ATGCGCTGCCTGTTCTTTCTCCTTTGCTTTTGTCTCCCCTGCCCCGCGCAGATTCAGGGAATTGGCAGCGGGCGTCAGGACCAGCAGCAGCAGCAGCCGTCGGGCTCGATCAGCGGAAGCGTGGTGGACGCTGCAAAGGGAGAACCTGTCGCAGGGGCAACGGTAACAGTGCAGGCATTGGGCCCCGGCGGAATGGTCTCCGCCAGCGCGGATCCAGCCGGACAGTTTTCGGCCGCGAATCTGAAGCCGGGCCAATACTACGTGCAGGCCAACCATCAGTCGTACCCCGGCGCGCTGGGCCTGCCCCAAGCCGGGTTACTAGTGGACGTGGAATCCGGCAAAGCGACCACCGGCGTTGTGGTGAAGCTGACGCCGGCAGGCACAGTCTCAGGCCGCATTCTGAGCGATGACGGCGAACCGCTGCCGGACTGCGGAGTCTTCCTGTCGGCGGCGCCGATCGGGACAGTGCCCATCCGTCAGAACAACTACGCGCAATCGAACGAAGATGGCGAGTTCCGCATCGCGCCGGTCGCACCGGATCGCTACCTGCTCGCTGTCCGGTGTTCCCAAGCCCTGCCCGTCGAGCGCCTGCTGGACGTTGTCGGACCAGGAGGGCTGGAGCCCGGCGCCGGTTGGCAGCCAATCTATTACCCGGATAGTCCCACGGCGGCCGGCGCGTCGACGGTCAATGTCGTACCCGGCGCCAATGTGGAAGTCGAGCTGCGCGCGAAACCTCAGCTCGTCACAACGGTTACCGGAGTCGTGATCGCCCCCGATGGATCCCCGCCGGCCGACGGCTACCATGTCATGCTCTATCCGGAAGAGAGTGCCGCGGATCGCGGATCCAACTTCGGTTCGGCGGCGGCCGGAAAGTCCGGCCGGTTCCGCATCCCGATGGTGCCCCCCGGCGCGTATCGCTTCAAGGCGGTCCCGTTCCGGGGTGGATCCCAGCCCGCCTGGTACGCCAGCCAGCGCATCACAGTCGGGCAGACAGCGCCCCCGCCGGTCACGCTCCAACTGCAGACTTCCATCGCGCTCACCGGCAAGGTGGAGGAGCCGCCATCCGAGGCAGCAGGCAATGGGCAAGCGGCGGTCCGCATGAGAGTGGGGCCGATGGGTGGGCCTTCCGGCCAACAACCGGTCAGGGGATCCATCATGCTCAGCGAGGCCGGCCCCAGTCAGAACCTGGAATCACACAGCACCCAGGTGAGTGCCGCGGATGGCACTTTTCAACTGGAAGGCATCACGCCGGGGCGTTGGCGCGTGCAATACCAGTCGTATCAGCGGCCCGCCTGGATCGAGTCCATGCAATACGGCGACACACTGGTGGAGGGCGACGTCATTGAAATTGTGCAGGGCTCGACGGGCACCCTGCTGCTCAGAACAGGCACCAAGGCACCAGAGGTCCACTATGAGCTGAAGGGTGCGCCGCCCCAGGCCAAGACTTACTGGATGATTCAGGCAGTGCCGGCGGACGGCGGGGGCCCCAGGGGTACGAGCATCATCGGCGTCGTGGTTCCGGGGCAACCGGTGCAGGCGAGGCCCCTCGGGCCGGGCCGCTACTCGTTCTTCGCGGTGGAACAGGGGGCAGGCGGCGGCATGATCAATGAACGGGTGAACGAACTGCTGCGCCGTGAGGTCAAGCCAGTTGAACTCTCCGCCGGCCAGGAGCAGACGGTCCAGATCCGATGCTTCCCGACGGACGAGTTGCTCAAGATCGTGGCGAACTTTGTGGCCGGAGAAGCGCGGTAA
- a CDS encoding carboxypeptidase regulatory-like domain-containing protein, which produces MLRNKRLFIALILATGTAAAQPERSSSIAGQVVNATTGAPVNRASVEIILEGRSDVRGMAPTSADGSFLLRALPAGRYLINVSKPGYSDMGYGARYPGAPGQVITLGPNENKSGLMVRLSRLGSISGTILGTSGMIARGSYVSVFRREFPRGRLGWIQAGGATIDDRGQYHIGNLRPGRYIVAAYQVNMPVIRMGTPRSPQETEQKAVPALTYYPSTVIQQEAVPLDIGSGEARRDIDIPIQEMAPVRVSLWIQLPPGVTPQFSQPGAAPRLGMLRAPVWIRGTDGGPGAPMHAFTATMDGQVEYQPVNPGRYILASSMEVEGKCYGARKEIALSGGSVDTLLSYSPCVNLSGHLRITGPGAGRLSGMQVVLNSGENLPIDRRSAEVQADGSFILKDVPPGIWDILPGPIPLGGYLKSMMLGKLDVLAKDMVIAADTKDSLEIVISTRAAQLRGHVENGFASTILAAPQGELASVQSFYLATGADENGDFEFRNLAPGAYRIYAFESMAPGAWRDPEFLKSYPGLGTPVELGEGRASDIKVTAIPGAPAERRSQ; this is translated from the coding sequence ATGCTCCGGAATAAACGCCTCTTCATTGCATTAATCCTGGCGACCGGCACGGCCGCCGCGCAGCCGGAGCGAAGCAGTTCGATTGCGGGCCAAGTGGTGAATGCCACCACTGGCGCGCCGGTGAACCGAGCCTCCGTGGAGATCATTCTCGAGGGGCGGTCCGATGTTCGCGGCATGGCGCCCACTAGCGCCGACGGCAGTTTCCTGCTGAGAGCGTTGCCCGCGGGCCGCTACCTGATCAATGTCTCCAAGCCCGGTTATTCGGATATGGGCTACGGAGCCCGCTATCCCGGTGCTCCCGGCCAAGTCATCACGCTCGGCCCGAACGAGAACAAGTCGGGTCTCATGGTCCGGCTGTCACGCCTGGGCTCGATCAGCGGCACCATCCTCGGCACGTCCGGCATGATCGCCCGCGGATCCTACGTCAGCGTGTTCCGCAGGGAGTTCCCGCGCGGCAGGCTGGGCTGGATCCAGGCCGGGGGCGCCACCATCGATGATCGGGGCCAGTATCACATCGGCAACCTCCGGCCCGGCCGCTATATCGTGGCCGCGTACCAGGTGAACATGCCGGTGATTCGCATGGGCACGCCCCGCTCCCCGCAGGAGACCGAGCAGAAGGCGGTGCCGGCCCTGACTTACTATCCCTCCACGGTGATCCAACAGGAGGCAGTGCCGCTCGACATCGGCTCCGGCGAGGCGCGCCGCGATATCGACATCCCCATCCAGGAGATGGCGCCGGTGCGGGTCAGTTTGTGGATTCAACTGCCGCCGGGCGTGACCCCGCAGTTCAGCCAACCTGGGGCCGCCCCTCGCCTCGGGATGCTGCGAGCGCCGGTCTGGATCCGAGGCACGGATGGAGGTCCGGGCGCGCCGATGCACGCGTTCACCGCCACGATGGACGGGCAGGTGGAGTACCAGCCGGTCAATCCCGGCCGTTACATCCTGGCGAGTTCGATGGAGGTCGAGGGGAAGTGTTACGGGGCGCGGAAGGAGATTGCGCTGTCCGGCGGTTCTGTCGACACTTTGCTCTCCTACTCCCCGTGCGTCAATCTTTCCGGTCATCTGCGCATCACAGGGCCCGGCGCCGGCCGGCTCTCCGGTATGCAGGTTGTCCTGAATTCCGGGGAAAACCTACCCATTGACAGGAGGAGCGCCGAGGTCCAAGCGGACGGCTCCTTCATCCTCAAAGACGTCCCACCCGGGATTTGGGATATCTTGCCGGGGCCCATTCCCCTGGGCGGGTATTTGAAGTCCATGATGCTGGGCAAGCTGGATGTGCTGGCCAAGGACATGGTCATTGCGGCGGACACCAAAGATTCGCTGGAGATTGTCATCAGCACCCGCGCGGCGCAACTCCGTGGTCATGTCGAGAACGGCTTCGCCAGCACGATCCTGGCGGCCCCGCAGGGCGAACTGGCAAGCGTCCAATCCTTTTACCTCGCAACCGGTGCGGATGAGAACGGAGACTTTGAATTCCGAAATCTCGCTCCGGGCGCCTACCGGATCTACGCTTTCGAATCAATGGCACCGGGGGCCTGGCGCGATCCGGAGTTCCTGAAGAGTTACCCCGGTCTCGGCACTCCCGTTGAGCTTGGAGAAGGCCGAGCCTCGGATATCAAGGTGACCGCAATCCCCGGCGCTCCAGCGGAAAGGCGGAGCCAATAA
- a CDS encoding carboxypeptidase-like regulatory domain-containing protein, translating into MRRLLLCIATFALAAGAQQNQFFNTTGTQAAAQPAGSLSGRVVDSATNEPAREVQVLIFGSGGGAGTRTVSTDASGQFSVDELPPGQYYLQAAHQNYPGPLGLPQTGVFAEVLPAKETKGVTVTLSPPGAVSGRVLDDGGEPLSNCNLMLMHAPLGRSPGQPAGFAQSNDKGAFRMAPVGPDRYILQANCPEDLPVENLLSMVGPEGFDPRESWQTGYFPDNPAAGGGASFGVTAGADVKVEFHMKPVAVTSLTGVITAAPGASWKNQPMLQLAIADSIVGSQQPAAVAMVQPSNSFRFTMVQPGNYRLFGMTQDGAPEQANVAEAAVSVGSAPPPPMTVQFRPSMTISGKVEDPHASSAPASAPLTLNVFSGLRGPKATPFTPAKGSVMLMPAGPNLPLGQKAGQVNAQDGAFQIQGVTPGRWRVRYQSYQGPGWMETIHYGDTPAENQQIEVVEGAPGTLSIVLGGSPPTVKYELKDPPGDAKKYWMIQALPVAREGSGNQAYVGNSTPGHSITANSLAPGRYHFFALEQSNGGGMVNDRLLELLSRQVEPVEITASNDQAIAVKCFSVADVQKMAANYIAGEER; encoded by the coding sequence ATGAGGCGGCTGCTGTTGTGTATCGCGACCTTCGCGCTGGCAGCCGGCGCCCAGCAGAATCAGTTCTTCAATACCACGGGGACACAGGCTGCTGCGCAGCCGGCCGGCTCCCTCAGCGGCCGGGTGGTCGATTCCGCCACCAACGAACCGGCGCGGGAGGTCCAGGTGCTGATTTTTGGCTCGGGCGGCGGGGCCGGTACGCGCACCGTGAGCACCGATGCCTCGGGGCAGTTTTCGGTCGATGAGCTGCCTCCGGGCCAATACTACCTGCAGGCGGCGCATCAGAACTATCCGGGCCCGCTGGGCTTGCCGCAGACCGGAGTGTTCGCGGAGGTTCTGCCTGCGAAGGAGACCAAGGGCGTCACGGTAACCCTCTCACCGCCTGGAGCAGTGTCCGGCCGTGTACTTGACGATGGTGGGGAACCGCTGTCCAACTGCAATCTCATGCTGATGCATGCACCGCTGGGCCGTTCGCCGGGGCAGCCCGCGGGGTTTGCGCAGTCGAATGACAAGGGGGCGTTCCGCATGGCTCCCGTTGGGCCGGACCGCTATATCCTGCAGGCAAATTGCCCGGAAGACCTGCCGGTGGAGAACCTGCTGAGCATGGTAGGTCCGGAGGGGTTTGATCCGCGCGAATCGTGGCAAACCGGCTACTTTCCCGACAATCCAGCGGCCGGAGGCGGAGCGTCATTCGGAGTCACCGCGGGGGCCGACGTGAAGGTGGAGTTCCATATGAAACCGGTTGCCGTCACCTCACTCACCGGGGTCATCACAGCCGCACCGGGCGCCAGTTGGAAGAACCAGCCGATGCTGCAGCTCGCCATCGCGGACAGTATCGTTGGCTCGCAGCAGCCGGCCGCCGTCGCCATGGTCCAACCCAGCAACAGTTTCCGTTTCACCATGGTGCAGCCGGGCAACTACAGGCTGTTCGGGATGACCCAGGATGGTGCGCCGGAGCAGGCGAATGTGGCCGAGGCGGCGGTCAGCGTCGGCTCCGCCCCTCCCCCTCCGATGACCGTGCAGTTCCGGCCGTCGATGACAATCAGCGGCAAGGTAGAGGATCCACATGCGAGTTCGGCGCCTGCCTCCGCTCCGCTGACCCTCAACGTTTTTTCCGGCCTGAGAGGCCCGAAGGCCACGCCATTCACGCCAGCGAAGGGATCAGTGATGTTGATGCCGGCGGGGCCCAACCTGCCGCTCGGGCAGAAGGCCGGCCAGGTGAATGCACAGGACGGCGCCTTCCAGATCCAGGGTGTGACCCCGGGCCGTTGGCGCGTGCGCTATCAGTCGTACCAGGGGCCGGGCTGGATGGAGACCATACATTATGGGGACACGCCGGCGGAGAACCAACAGATTGAGGTAGTAGAAGGCGCCCCTGGAACGCTGAGCATCGTGCTGGGCGGGAGTCCTCCGACGGTCAAGTATGAGCTGAAGGATCCGCCGGGTGATGCCAAGAAATACTGGATGATCCAGGCGTTGCCGGTGGCGCGGGAGGGCTCCGGGAACCAGGCTTATGTGGGCAACAGCACGCCAGGCCACTCGATCACGGCGAATTCGCTGGCGCCCGGCCGCTATCATTTCTTCGCGCTGGAGCAATCCAATGGCGGGGGCATGGTAAATGACCGCCTGCTGGAACTGTTGAGCCGGCAAGTGGAGCCTGTGGAGATTACCGCAAGCAACGACCAGGCCATTGCAGTGAAGTGCTTTTCCGTCGCCGATGTTCAGAAGATGGCGGCGAACTACATCGCGGGGGAAGAACGGTAG
- a CDS encoding carboxypeptidase-like regulatory domain-containing protein, which produces MLVILGAVGSAGQVERNSSIAGRVLNETTGAPVRRALVSIVMEGRENVRGTAPTDGEGQFLLRALPPGRYFIGASKNGYGPVDYGARKPGGPGQVISIGANENKSGLIIRMPQLSAITGSVTGVGGGPATGSYVQAFRRSFPRGKPEWVYAGGANADDRGEYRIFHLPPGQYVVAARQNQFLPPQVMRPGEPGEPEPRAMPALTYHPSSVIEEEAGAVDLKPGAEMTDVDIALQEMAPVRLSVRVQAPPEVEASHSEMNGGGPGPRMYLPVWLQRVGGSTGNQAQALSASSEQRYQAQALLPGRYIVSSMTEAEGKKYSARQEITISGGAVEVTLTLTPSIYLSGHVHLVGPNAGPLSNMTVGLVSGENAPMGVENAKVEPDGSYVLKGVPPGLWDIVVEPIPKGGYLKSMMLGKMDVLTKDMFITAETRDPLDIVVSTRGADLHGHVEEGFATTILAAPQGELAHVLSFYAASGVDENGDFDFRALTPGSYKIYAFEEMAPQAWLDPEFLKNYPDSGTSVELQEGRAPDLKVKAIPGSGGARKGP; this is translated from the coding sequence ATGTTGGTAATCCTCGGAGCCGTGGGCTCGGCCGGGCAGGTGGAGCGCAACAGCTCGATCGCCGGGCGTGTGCTAAACGAAACGACTGGAGCGCCCGTGCGCCGGGCCCTGGTGAGCATCGTCATGGAGGGCCGTGAGAATGTCCGAGGCACGGCGCCTACCGATGGGGAGGGGCAGTTTCTGCTGCGGGCCTTGCCGCCGGGACGGTACTTTATCGGGGCTTCCAAAAATGGATACGGCCCGGTGGACTACGGCGCGCGCAAACCGGGTGGTCCTGGACAAGTTATCAGCATCGGGGCCAACGAGAACAAGTCGGGCCTGATCATCCGCATGCCGCAACTGTCGGCGATCACCGGCTCAGTGACGGGTGTGGGCGGCGGTCCGGCGACTGGCAGCTATGTGCAGGCGTTTCGCCGTTCCTTTCCGCGCGGTAAGCCGGAATGGGTGTACGCCGGAGGGGCGAATGCAGACGACCGGGGTGAATACCGGATTTTTCACCTGCCACCCGGGCAGTATGTCGTGGCAGCGCGCCAGAACCAGTTCCTACCCCCGCAGGTGATGCGGCCGGGCGAACCGGGTGAGCCGGAGCCGCGGGCGATGCCCGCGTTGACCTACCATCCTTCGTCGGTGATTGAAGAGGAAGCCGGTGCGGTCGACCTCAAGCCGGGGGCGGAGATGACGGATGTGGATATCGCGCTCCAGGAGATGGCGCCCGTGCGTTTGAGCGTCCGGGTGCAGGCGCCGCCGGAGGTGGAAGCGAGCCATTCAGAGATGAATGGCGGCGGGCCGGGCCCGCGGATGTACCTGCCGGTCTGGCTACAACGCGTGGGTGGCTCCACGGGCAACCAGGCGCAGGCTTTGAGCGCCAGCAGCGAACAGCGTTACCAGGCCCAGGCGCTGCTGCCGGGCCGGTATATCGTGTCGAGCATGACCGAAGCGGAGGGCAAGAAGTATTCGGCGCGGCAGGAGATTACCATCTCGGGCGGAGCCGTGGAGGTGACACTGACACTGACGCCGAGCATCTATCTGTCAGGGCATGTCCACCTGGTCGGCCCCAACGCGGGTCCGCTGTCCAACATGACGGTCGGCCTGGTTTCGGGCGAAAACGCGCCGATGGGGGTCGAGAACGCCAAAGTGGAGCCGGACGGCTCGTATGTGCTGAAAGGCGTGCCACCGGGCTTGTGGGACATTGTCGTGGAGCCGATCCCCAAGGGCGGCTACCTGAAATCGATGATGCTGGGCAAGATGGACGTGCTCACGAAGGACATGTTCATTACGGCGGAGACGCGGGACCCGTTGGATATCGTAGTGAGTACGCGTGGCGCCGACCTGCATGGCCATGTCGAGGAAGGCTTCGCCACCACGATACTGGCCGCGCCGCAGGGCGAACTCGCACACGTCCTCAGCTTCTACGCGGCGTCTGGAGTCGACGAAAATGGCGATTTCGATTTCCGGGCGCTGACGCCGGGTTCGTATAAGATTTATGCGTTTGAAGAGATGGCACCGCAGGCCTGGCTGGATCCGGAGTTCCTGAAGAACTACCCCGATAGCGGGACTTCAGTGGAGTTGCAGGAAGGCCGTGCTCCGGACCTGAAGGTGAAGGCGATCCCGGGGTCAGGCGGTGCAAGGAAGGGGCCTTGA
- a CDS encoding alpha-N-arabinofuranosidase, producing MQRRTLLRTAAGALAGFAAAVRPALAADADIEITPRADGDTISPHIYGHFIEHLGTVIYDGIWVGRNSKIPNVDGIRLKFVEDMKRLAVPNLRWPGGCFADGYHWRDGIGSASARPRTYNYWQASLPPGFDHTETNEFGIHEFMRLCRLTGAEPYLAANVGSGSPKEFHDWVLYCNAPVGTVSLAAERAANGDKAPFGVKWWGVGNESWGCGGAMNPGEYATLYRRFITQFPVYEPKPYLVAVGPRGHSKDMDIGWTTGFFENMLPQHRAKVDGYSLHFYTDFRNTREKVGQFDAAGWYDVIREGLRTEEVIDKHWTAMGAYDKAHHTKLIVDEWGVWYPPGEETAPNHLLSQPLTLRDALHTAVSFDVFNRHAGKIAMANVAQTINCLHSLFLAQGDRYARTPVYHVFDMYRGHMGGRLAQLNIRTPERKVPSRNGAVTLAGLSGSASTKDGRMSITLTNPSLDDAVACRIRLSAGTASEARATVLTHADKAARNTFDRPDEVKPAALPITVRGGSVEVTLPKQSVVSIELRLG from the coding sequence ATGCAGCGACGCACTTTACTTCGGACAGCGGCCGGCGCGTTGGCGGGCTTTGCCGCCGCAGTGCGCCCGGCCCTGGCGGCCGACGCCGACATCGAGATCACTCCCCGGGCCGACGGTGACACCATCAGCCCGCACATCTACGGCCACTTCATCGAGCATCTCGGCACCGTCATCTACGACGGAATCTGGGTGGGCCGCAATTCGAAGATCCCCAACGTCGACGGCATCCGGCTGAAGTTTGTCGAGGACATGAAACGCCTCGCCGTCCCGAACCTTCGCTGGCCCGGCGGCTGCTTCGCCGACGGCTACCACTGGCGCGACGGCATCGGCTCGGCCTCTGCCCGGCCGCGCACCTACAACTACTGGCAGGCCAGCCTGCCGCCCGGCTTCGACCACACCGAGACCAACGAATTCGGGATCCACGAGTTCATGCGTCTCTGTCGCCTCACCGGAGCCGAGCCCTACCTCGCCGCCAATGTCGGCTCCGGCTCCCCCAAGGAATTCCACGACTGGGTGCTCTACTGCAACGCGCCCGTCGGCACCGTCTCCCTTGCGGCCGAACGCGCCGCCAACGGCGACAAAGCCCCCTTCGGCGTGAAATGGTGGGGCGTCGGCAACGAATCCTGGGGCTGCGGTGGCGCGATGAATCCCGGTGAATACGCCACGCTCTACCGCCGCTTCATCACGCAATTCCCCGTCTACGAGCCCAAGCCTTACCTCGTCGCCGTCGGCCCGCGCGGCCATTCCAAGGACATGGACATCGGCTGGACCACAGGCTTCTTCGAGAACATGCTGCCGCAGCACCGCGCCAAGGTCGATGGCTACTCCCTCCACTTCTACACCGACTTCCGGAACACCAGGGAAAAGGTCGGCCAGTTCGACGCCGCCGGCTGGTACGACGTCATCCGCGAGGGCCTGCGCACGGAAGAGGTGATCGATAAGCACTGGACCGCCATGGGTGCCTACGACAAGGCCCACCACACGAAGCTGATCGTCGACGAGTGGGGTGTCTGGTATCCGCCAGGAGAAGAGACGGCGCCGAACCACCTGCTCAGCCAGCCACTCACCTTGCGCGATGCCCTCCACACCGCGGTCTCCTTCGATGTCTTCAACCGCCATGCCGGCAAGATCGCCATGGCCAACGTCGCTCAAACCATCAACTGCCTGCACTCCCTGTTCCTGGCGCAGGGCGACCGTTACGCACGCACGCCCGTCTATCACGTCTTCGACATGTATCGCGGCCACATGGGTGGCCGGTTGGCCCAGCTCAACATCCGGACCCCCGAGCGCAAAGTCCCCTCGCGCAATGGAGCAGTCACCCTGGCCGGACTATCCGGCTCAGCCTCCACGAAGGACGGCCGGATGTCCATCACCCTCACCAATCCGTCCCTCGACGACGCGGTCGCCTGCCGCATCCGCCTCAGCGCAGGGACGGCCTCAGAAGCCCGAGCCACCGTTCTCACCCATGCCGACAAAGCGGCCCGCAACACCTTCGACCGCCCGGACGAGGTGAAGCCCGCGGCCCTGCCCATCACCGTGCGCGGTGGCAGCGTGGAAGTCACCCTGCCGAAACAGTCCGTCGTCTCCATCGAACTCCGCCTGGGCTGA